Proteins from a single region of Desulfobacter postgatei 2ac9:
- a CDS encoding FAD-dependent oxidoreductase, whose protein sequence is MDKICPVRQTILFLTQLIGPKGLPDPKGRRICEQILVLAEEIAEGTAGEEHLGAIEALVNEFNDAGNPEQTRQAGMTIQGLLADHREVFINHIQTRNCPTHDCGKLAPSPCQMACPAGIDIPTYLALIAQGKDAEAIEVIRRDNPLPWVCGLICTRPCEMMCVRARIDKAISIKFLKAFAAERAMSQRAYTNPIPKPANGKKVCVVGAGPGGLSCAYYLALRGYGVRIIEALPVAGGMLMVGIPRYRLPGEVIDREVAMIEDLGVEIQYNTRFGKDVTKDELDREGFEAYCIAIGAHKAWTLSIEGEKDFPKVIEAVRFLRDVALGDHHCPGKNVVVVGGGNVAIDAARTSLRLGAERVTIAYRRTRDQMPADVEEVEQAEEEGIEFSFLTIPAAVKGEWHNIHTLSCIKAELKAKKASNRLAPVPIEGKEFEIRADVVISAIGQYVDNEGMEAFTGINWSRRGTIDVNHAGMETAQPGVFAAGDAVSGPATVIEAIGGGKRAADAIDRYLRGIPQPRAPRTPVRHKTEPVIEMTAHQKMTIKPPKMPTLNLYRRRTTFQQVELGYEEADVRQEAARCLRCDICRRCGKCVDICRDKMGINALKLGYLDFDESGPTDFRVTAESCITCGACAANCENDALKIDEKNGRRRLLLCGTILNSQTIQYCESCGAKLGSVEYTRFIAGKTRNITPATEKRLLCNNCLRRKAAVSNAANTGALPIP, encoded by the coding sequence ATGGACAAGATCTGCCCGGTTCGACAAACCATCCTTTTTTTAACCCAACTGATCGGACCCAAAGGACTGCCCGACCCAAAGGGACGACGAATTTGCGAACAAATTCTTGTTCTGGCCGAAGAGATAGCCGAAGGCACAGCAGGAGAGGAACACCTGGGCGCCATTGAAGCCCTGGTCAACGAATTTAATGATGCCGGCAACCCGGAACAGACCCGGCAGGCAGGCATGACCATTCAAGGGCTTCTGGCCGATCACCGGGAGGTATTTATCAACCATATCCAGACCCGGAACTGTCCCACCCACGACTGTGGAAAACTTGCCCCCTCCCCCTGCCAGATGGCATGCCCCGCCGGGATTGACATCCCCACATACCTTGCGCTCATCGCCCAGGGAAAGGATGCCGAAGCCATTGAGGTGATCAGACGGGACAATCCGCTGCCCTGGGTGTGCGGCCTGATCTGTACCCGGCCCTGTGAAATGATGTGTGTCAGGGCCAGAATCGACAAAGCCATCTCCATTAAATTTCTAAAAGCATTTGCTGCCGAACGCGCCATGTCCCAGCGGGCCTATACCAATCCCATCCCCAAGCCTGCCAACGGCAAAAAGGTATGTGTGGTCGGCGCAGGCCCGGGGGGCCTTTCCTGTGCTTATTATCTGGCGCTCAGGGGATACGGTGTCAGGATCATTGAAGCCTTGCCCGTGGCCGGCGGTATGCTCATGGTGGGTATTCCCCGGTACCGCCTGCCAGGGGAAGTCATTGACCGGGAAGTGGCCATGATTGAAGACCTGGGCGTAGAAATCCAGTACAATACCCGGTTCGGCAAGGATGTCACCAAGGACGAACTGGACCGGGAAGGATTTGAGGCCTATTGCATCGCCATTGGTGCCCATAAGGCATGGACCTTGAGTATTGAGGGAGAAAAGGATTTTCCAAAAGTTATCGAAGCGGTCCGTTTTCTGAGAGATGTCGCCCTGGGCGATCATCACTGTCCGGGAAAGAATGTGGTGGTGGTGGGCGGCGGCAACGTAGCCATTGATGCGGCGCGCACCAGCCTGCGCCTGGGCGCCGAGCGTGTCACCATTGCCTATAGACGGACCCGGGATCAGATGCCTGCGGATGTGGAGGAGGTGGAACAGGCCGAAGAGGAAGGCATTGAATTCTCTTTTCTGACCATTCCCGCCGCAGTAAAGGGTGAATGGCACAATATTCATACCCTTTCATGTATCAAGGCAGAACTGAAAGCAAAAAAAGCCTCCAACCGCCTTGCACCGGTTCCCATTGAAGGCAAAGAGTTTGAGATCCGGGCAGATGTCGTGATCTCCGCCATTGGCCAGTATGTGGACAACGAAGGGATGGAAGCGTTTACCGGCATCAACTGGAGCCGCCGGGGCACCATTGATGTTAATCACGCCGGTATGGAAACGGCCCAGCCAGGCGTCTTTGCCGCCGGAGACGCGGTTTCCGGCCCCGCAACAGTGATCGAAGCCATTGGCGGCGGTAAACGGGCTGCTGATGCCATTGATCGTTACCTTCGCGGTATTCCCCAGCCTCGCGCCCCCAGAACGCCCGTACGCCACAAGACGGAACCCGTTATTGAAATGACGGCCCACCAGAAAATGACCATTAAACCGCCAAAAATGCCCACGCTTAACCTCTACCGGCGCAGAACGACCTTCCAGCAGGTAGAACTGGGGTATGAGGAAGCCGATGTCCGCCAGGAGGCTGCCCGGTGCCTGCGCTGTGACATCTGCCGCCGTTGCGGCAAATGCGTGGATATCTGCCGGGATAAAATGGGGATCAATGCCCTGAAGCTGGGATACCTTGATTTTGATGAAAGCGGCCCCACTGATTTCAGGGTCACGGCGGAGAGCTGTATCACCTGCGGGGCATGTGCGGCCAATTGTGAAAATGATGCATTAAAAATTGATGAAAAAAATGGCCGGCGAAGACTTTTGCTATGCGGCACTATCCTGAACAGCCAGACTATCCAGTATTGTGAATCCTGCGGTGCGAAACTTGGCTCTGTGGAATACACCCGCTTTATTGCTGGAAAAACCAGGAACATCACACCGGCCACGGAAAAACGGCTGCTGTGTAATAACTGCCTGCGCCGAAAAGCTGCGGTTTCCAACGCCGCAAACACCGGTGCTTTACCCATCCCATAG
- a CDS encoding 4Fe-4S dicluster domain-containing protein, whose amino-acid sequence MSQYYLFQDTKKCIGCHTCEVVCKANKKLPPGPKLCQIIEVDPKTVGEMPRRSFVYMSCFHCENPWCVSACPTGAMQQRSKDGIVFVEQDLCVGCKICISACPWGAPQWNQEIGKVEKCDFCMDRIDQGLAPACVTSCTTGCLKFGTVEQRTQIRRARHAASVTSFKNTGF is encoded by the coding sequence ATGAGCCAATACTACCTGTTTCAGGATACTAAAAAATGCATCGGCTGCCACACTTGCGAGGTCGTGTGTAAGGCCAACAAAAAATTACCCCCAGGGCCGAAACTCTGCCAGATTATCGAGGTGGATCCCAAGACCGTTGGAGAGATGCCAAGGAGATCATTTGTTTATATGTCCTGCTTTCATTGCGAAAACCCCTGGTGCGTTTCGGCCTGCCCCACCGGCGCCATGCAGCAGCGCAGCAAAGACGGAATCGTATTTGTGGAACAGGACCTTTGCGTGGGATGCAAAATCTGCATATCCGCCTGTCCCTGGGGGGCACCCCAGTGGAACCAGGAGATCGGCAAGGTTGAAAAATGCGATTTCTGCATGGATCGAATCGACCAGGGCCTTGCCCCTGCCTGCGTGACGAGCTGCACCACAGGCTGCCTTAAGTTCGGCACGGTCGAACAAAGGACTCAGATCCGAAGAGCGCGCCATGCAGCGTCCGTAACTTCCTTTAAGAACACAGGCTTTTAA
- a CDS encoding molybdopterin-dependent oxidoreductase, whose product MTKKSVFSVCGMCTIRCPIQVEVENGQVEFISGNPHLPAMKGAVCPRGAAGTALLHDSERPQTPLIRAGERGEGKWRKATWDQALDYVAEKLNQVKAEYGARAISFSDRSGPFRDMHRAFLKGIGTPNYNNHDSSCARNVQHAALSLTGMGRKAVAYDFKNAKHVVLQFRNIFEAINVQEVNNLMDALEKGCKLTVIDIRANISAAKASRFMMIRPGTDYAFNLAVIHELINKRLYDEQFVNRYVEGFQALEQFITPYTPEWAEKETGIEATTLRNFVEELAKAAPSVIWHPGWMTARYKDSFYICRSIYIINALLGSYGAKGGLPFVSKPADVGVNGLKSFMDLYPAPKEKRADGVGWKYTHFENGPGLAHLLFKAIEEQSPYPIKAYIAYRHDPLMGYPDPDRLRRMWDNLDLLVSVTFSWSDTAWHSDVVLPLSTYLERESLIATKNDLKPYFFVRKRAVAPRYDSLADWEIISGLARRMNLPELVFDRVEDLWKFQLRDTGMTIEDFNAKGLANLAEEAIYKKFEDYTFNTDSGKIEILSKKLEENGQPSLKPYEPPTSPKAGEYRLTFGRCAIHTQGHTVNNPLLNEQMPENTLWINTAEAQKLNISDRDIVTVSQNGYSETIRAQVTDHIHPEAVFVIHGFGHRIKAESRAFGKGLADNKFMAGGLDIWDKAGGAVAYQEHFITVSKGQAQ is encoded by the coding sequence ATGACCAAAAAATCGGTGTTCAGTGTCTGCGGTATGTGTACGATACGCTGTCCCATCCAGGTGGAAGTTGAAAACGGCCAGGTTGAATTTATTTCAGGCAACCCCCATCTCCCGGCCATGAAGGGGGCGGTCTGCCCGAGAGGTGCGGCAGGGACAGCCCTTCTCCACGATAGCGAGCGGCCGCAGACGCCTTTGATTCGCGCAGGTGAGCGAGGGGAAGGAAAGTGGCGCAAAGCCACCTGGGACCAAGCACTGGATTATGTGGCAGAGAAACTCAACCAGGTTAAGGCCGAATACGGAGCACGAGCCATCTCATTTTCTGACAGGAGCGGACCGTTCAGGGACATGCACCGGGCCTTTCTTAAGGGTATTGGCACTCCCAACTACAATAATCACGACTCCTCCTGTGCCAGAAACGTCCAGCATGCGGCGCTCTCCTTGACCGGTATGGGCAGAAAAGCCGTCGCCTACGACTTTAAAAACGCAAAGCACGTGGTACTCCAGTTCAGAAATATTTTTGAAGCCATTAATGTCCAGGAAGTGAACAACCTTATGGACGCCCTGGAAAAAGGATGTAAACTCACGGTGATCGATATCCGGGCCAATATATCCGCAGCCAAGGCCAGCCGGTTTATGATGATCCGACCGGGCACCGACTATGCCTTTAACCTGGCAGTCATCCATGAACTGATCAACAAGCGGCTCTATGATGAACAATTTGTCAACCGCTACGTGGAAGGATTCCAGGCTCTTGAACAATTTATAACCCCTTATACACCTGAGTGGGCTGAAAAAGAGACCGGCATTGAAGCAACAACGCTTCGCAATTTTGTGGAGGAACTGGCAAAGGCGGCACCGTCAGTGATCTGGCATCCGGGCTGGATGACAGCAAGGTACAAAGACTCCTTTTATATCTGCCGCTCCATCTATATCATCAACGCCCTTTTGGGCAGCTATGGCGCCAAAGGCGGGCTTCCTTTTGTATCAAAACCTGCTGACGTTGGTGTGAACGGCTTAAAATCATTCATGGATCTTTATCCCGCACCAAAGGAGAAACGTGCCGACGGCGTGGGGTGGAAATACACCCATTTTGAAAATGGCCCGGGTCTGGCACATTTACTGTTCAAGGCCATTGAAGAACAGTCGCCCTACCCCATTAAAGCCTATATCGCCTACCGCCATGATCCGCTCATGGGATATCCGGACCCGGACCGCCTGCGGCGGATGTGGGATAACCTTGACCTGCTCGTTTCCGTTACTTTTTCATGGTCAGACACGGCCTGGCATTCAGATGTGGTCCTGCCGCTTTCCACCTACCTTGAGCGCGAAAGTCTCATCGCCACAAAAAATGACCTGAAACCGTACTTTTTTGTCCGAAAACGGGCAGTGGCACCCAGATACGACTCTTTGGCAGACTGGGAAATCATCTCAGGCCTCGCCCGCCGCATGAACCTGCCGGAACTGGTCTTTGACCGGGTGGAAGACCTGTGGAAATTTCAGCTCAGGGATACCGGCATGACCATTGAGGATTTCAATGCCAAAGGGCTGGCGAATCTGGCAGAGGAGGCAATATATAAAAAGTTTGAAGACTACACATTTAATACCGATTCGGGAAAAATTGAAATCCTTTCCAAAAAACTGGAAGAAAACGGCCAGCCCTCTCTAAAGCCCTATGAGCCGCCGACATCTCCAAAGGCGGGTGAATACAGATTGACATTCGGCCGATGCGCCATTCACACCCAAGGCCATACCGTAAATAATCCCCTGTTAAACGAACAGATGCCGGAAAACACCTTGTGGATCAACACGGCCGAAGCCCAAAAGCTTAACATATCAGACAGGGACATTGTCACCGTGAGTCAAAACGGCTACTCGGAAACCATCCGGGCCCAGGTCACAGACCATATCCACCCGGAGGCCGTTTTTGTGATCCACGGATTTGGCCACCGCATTAAGGCCGAAAGCCGGGCATTCGGCAAGGGCCTTGCGGATAACAAATTCATGGCAGGCGGCCTGGATATCTGGGATAAAGCCGGCGGTGCCGTTGCGTACCAGGAGCACTTTATCACGGTGTCCAAGGGACAGGCGCAATAA
- a CDS encoding metal-dependent hydrolase, with protein MADFKTHLTVASIASSIAATMLFAASVASPQEVLLYFVLGVVGGLLPDIDSDASLTVRLLFTFIATVISFLVVFKQRADNTVIELFIIWAVSFIFIKIFIFSLFTKLTVHRGIIHSIPAAVAFGCMAAIGLNRVFHFNDFVSWMAGGFVFCGSILHLILDELFSLDFLNLKKKKSSGTAFKFGSLGNIKATIAIYMLIAVLFVAMPSHTRFISVIFAPQTYEHLAFFPSGKWFSRLCGELEKTDIIKQKRF; from the coding sequence GTGGCGGATTTTAAAACACATCTTACCGTGGCAAGCATCGCAAGCAGCATTGCGGCAACAATGCTGTTTGCAGCGTCAGTTGCGTCTCCCCAGGAAGTGCTGCTTTACTTTGTTCTCGGGGTGGTGGGCGGCCTGTTGCCGGACATTGATTCAGACGCTTCTTTAACTGTCCGATTGCTGTTTACATTTATTGCAACAGTGATTTCTTTTTTAGTGGTGTTCAAGCAGCGTGCCGATAACACAGTGATTGAGTTGTTCATCATCTGGGCGGTAAGTTTTATTTTTATAAAAATTTTTATTTTTTCTTTATTTACGAAGCTGACGGTCCACCGAGGCATTATTCATTCCATACCGGCGGCAGTGGCCTTTGGATGCATGGCTGCAATCGGTTTAAATCGCGTGTTCCATTTCAATGATTTTGTCTCCTGGATGGCCGGGGGATTCGTTTTTTGCGGTTCGATCCTGCACCTTATACTTGATGAGCTGTTCAGTCTCGATTTTTTAAACTTGAAAAAGAAAAAATCTTCAGGCACGGCATTTAAATTTGGAAGCCTTGGAAATATTAAGGCAACCATCGCCATTTATATGCTCATTGCCGTTTTGTTTGTGGCCATGCCCAGTCACACCCGTTTTATTTCCGTGATTTTTGCCCCTCAAACCTATGAGCATCTCGCGTTTTTTCCCAGTGGAAAATGGTTTAGCCGGCTGTGTGGTGAGCTTGAAAAAACAGATATCATAAAACAGAAAAGATTTTGA